The genomic stretch TAAAGCACTCGCAGATGACAGTTACTGCCAAGGCAGGCACGACCTACTCGCGAAATACGGACTAAAGGTCTGGTCCATCAGCAATCACCTCGTTGGACAAGCCGTCTGTGATAATATTGATAGCCGACATCAGGGTATTTTGTCTGAGGCTATTTGGGGCGATGGCGATCCCGCAGGCGTTCAAGAACGCGCAGCGGAAGAGATGAAAAACACCGCACGCGCCGCCGCGAAACTCGGTGTAAGCGTCGTCAACGGTTTCACTGGCAGTTCGATCTGGCATCTCCTCTACTCTTTTCCACCCACCGCGCCAGAGCAGATTGATGCCGGTTTTGAAGATTTCGCCAATCGCTGGAACCCAATTTTCGATGTCTTTGACGAAGTTGGTGTTAAGTTCGGACTTGAAGTCCATCCGACTGAAATTGCCTTCGACATCGTCACTGCCGAGCGCGCAATCGAGGCAGTCAACGGCAGAGAAGCGTTTGGATTCAACTACGATCCGAGTCATCTCGGTTATCAGGGCGTTGACTACGTCGCCTTCCTTGAACGGTTGAGCGACCGGATTTATCATGTCCACATGAAGGATGTCTGGTGGGCAGATACACCGCGGTTAGCCGGTGTATTCGGTGGACACCTGAACTTCGGCGATGCGCGAAGAAACTGGGATTTCCGATCCATCGGTCGCGGTAATATTAACTTTGAAGAAATCATCCGGGCACTGAACAACATGGGATATGACGGTCCACTTTCCATTGAATGGGAAGACAGCGGTATGGATCGAGAACACGGTGCCAGTGAATCTTGTGGGGCTGTCAAAGGCTACGACTTTGAACCCTCCGCTGTGGCGTTTGATGCTGCCTTTGAAGAATAGGACCTTTACACACCGTTTCGGCGGGCATTTATGTCCGCCGACTTTATAGGATATACGCATGGCGAAAGGCACAGTCCGCCCTTCGGAATCTCGAACTTTTTATGACCGAGGCACAGGGACACGTATCAGGCAGGTCACGACCGCGTCCGCGCATCATCATCACCCCTTCTTTATCATACCTGCGTATGATGACGCGATGCAGCGGCTGATTTTTGTCTCTAACCGAACCGGGGCACCGCAAATATTCGCAGAAGAACGGGCTACCGGTGAACTGCGCCAATTGACAGACAGATCTGACCTCGCAGAATCGGAATGGTCTGTGCATCCATCACATAATGGTCAGGCAGTCTTTTTCACCGCTGGTACAAGTGGATGGCGACTCGATCTGGAGACCTTGGAGGAACGAGAACTCGTGAACTTCACGGCGACAGCAATGAAAGAAAAAGGCATGGTCGCTGCCGCTATGGGAACAACCGCGCTCAGTCACGACGATCAGTGGTGGGCAATCAGATTTAAAATCGGGAAGGCATCTGCCCTCGCTATCGTAGATACAGACACCGGCGAGCACGACATCATCTTGCAAAGGGACAGTATTGCGCACCTTCAATTCTGCCCTGATGATGCTAATTTGCTCTATTACGCAGGGCCTCTCACCGACCGTGTGTGGGTAATTCATCGTGATGGCAGTGCCAATCGTCGTCTCTACGCACGGAATGTCGAAAAGAATGAGTGGATTACACACGAAACTTGGATTCCGGGAACCCGTGAACTCGCTTTTGTCGATTGGCCCCGAGGGGTCAGGTGTATCAATGTTGACACGGGAGCAGAACGACAGGTGACGACCTTCAACGCTTGGCACGCTATTAGCAATCCCGCTGGCACACGTATGGTCGCAGATACGAACTTCCCGGACATTGGTATCCAGATTTTCGATGTGCTTGATGGGATCGGCGAACCGCAGACTTTATGTTACCCCGGGGCTTCGTCTCTCGGTGAACATTGGAACGGACCCTTCCCTTATGAAAACGGCCCTGTTCAGGTGTATGCCCCTCAACATACACATCCACATCCATCTTTCAGTCCCGACGGACAACATGTCGTATTCACATCTGATCGAAGCGGGTATGCCCAAATTTATGAGGCAACCATCAATAACACATAAACAAGAGTTTGGAAACCTTGATAGCAAAGAAACAGTATTAAAATGAAACTCTCTTTTACTGAAAACTGAAAACCGATAACTGATAACTCACAAAAAAGGAGAAAAAAATGCCAGTCGTCGTACCGCGCCTCATTGTTGAAATATTCCAACATACAAACTTCCGAGGTAGAATGGGTTATGTTGTGGAACCCGTTCCATTTACGGCACACATCGGATTTCAAGACAATATCTCTTCGCTTCGGGTCTATAAGGGGCCAAATTTCTCATCAAATCCGAACTATAAGGTAATCCTTCACCAACATCGGGACTTCCGCGGTAAAAGGTTGGCACTCGGTCCCGGGTTTTATCCGAACCTGCATGATACCGCTTTCAACTTCGCGGACAGAATCTCATCAATCAATTTCGGGTCATCCTTAGATGTCGCTGGACCTGAGTGGGGTACGATCCCACTGATTGTTGACTGTTATGAGCACGTCGAATTCCGCGGAAAAAAAATCACTATCCTCCGTGACATCGCTAATCTGCGGGATCCGCAAGGTGGAACATGGTTTGAAGACAGAATTTCATCGATCCGTATCTTTAAAGGACCCGATTTCCCACGGGACGGCGCGGAGGTCGTCTTTTACGAACACCCAGAGTTTGAGGGAGCCAGCATACCGATCCGTATGGAACCGAGTGAATATAAAAAAGAGTTGCCGAACCTCCATCTACTCCCTCAAAACTTCGGAGATTCTATCTCCGCCATCAAGATTGAGGGCTGGGCATCCTCTGGTGAGTTCACTGAACTCGTGTTTGAAGATGAGTTTATTGGCAATCGTATGCGGCCAGAGTGGCGATGGGAAGACCCGCAAGGCGGAGGGGCGTGGGCAGAACGGCAAGGCTACCTGGAAATGCGGACCGACCCCGGGCAAGACCTTTGGCACGGAAATGGGAGTGGTGGTGATATGAGCGCGCCACGCCTCCTTATGAGAGTACCTGGAGACTTCGCCATTGAAACACGTATGCGAATTACACCACAGCTCAGAGAACACGGCGGTTTATTGGTTTGGAAAAACGCTAACCGATTCCTACGGCTTGAAAAAACCTCAGGACCGCACGCCTTCAGAGGCGATGTCCGATTTGAACGGCACGTCGGGCGTTCTTTTAATCTACGCGGGCGCGGTGCCGGACTTAGAAACGTCCGGGAATTGTTCCTACGTTTGGAACGTCGAGGGAATCAATTCTCATCTTTCGCGAGTGCAGATGGTATCCAGTGGAAAAGCTGCGGGCAAACCAATGTCGGTATGGGAGAAGCAGCCGATGTTGGCTTACATGCATTGTGTCCCGGAAACATTCCACCAACCTTAACCCGTTTCGACTATTTCCGTGTATTCAAGCGGAGAAGCGAAGTCGCCGAATACCGTCCCGTTATTGCCGAACAGACCGGTCAGATATCTGATGAAGAACGCGAACGCCGAGACGCTGACAGACGTGAGCGTGCTATGCGCGACATGTTTTAAGACCTGACCGCGCTTCTTTTGCTGTAGTGTGATGTGCTTGTGTGTTGTATCATTGTGAATTGAAGTTGTAATAGGAAACTGGCGGTTTCCATCCTCGGTTTCCTTACACCATGTTATCAGATACAAGGGGGACATTATGTACATAAAAAAGAGCGTCCATTCCGAGCAAAGATATTTTCTGAAAAACCCGCAATTCCTCACAATAATCCTTATCCTGCTTGTGATGCAAGTGTGGAGTGCACAACCTGTTAACGCACGTGTTGGGGCAGTTGAAAACGGTTTAGTCGCTTACTGGTCCTTCAACAAGGATACAGTAAAGATTAAAACAGAGGCTGCGGATGTCTTATCAGGACTTGTTGCAGCCGTACACGGTGATCCTGAACTTGCACCCGCCTCCGATTGCAAGGTCGGCGAGTGTATCCTTTTTGATGGCAGTGTTGATCGCTTCCTTGTCGAAGATTCAAAACCGCCAAAAATCGACCGAGATTGGGATGAGATTACTTTGGAATGCTGGGTCTATATCACTGCCTTGGATGACAGTTGGAACCGGATTATCTCACTCGACGATATGCCTACGAACAGTGCAGTTGCCAGCCTTTACTACGACGATGATGATAACCAGCACGGCTTTTTCGTCAGAGCAGGCGGTCAATCAACCCAGGCGGCAAAGGACAATGTTTTAGAAGATATTCCGCTTGAACAGTGGCTACATCTCGTTGGCACTTATGACGGCGCAACAGTTCACTATTATGTGAACGGAAAACAGGAGAAAAAGTACGCCATGAAGGGCGGTAAAATCACTAAAGGTGGACTTCTCCTCGGTATTGGTGACCGGTCCGATGGATGCGATTGTGATACAATCCAAGGCTATCTTGACGAGTTCCGAATTTACGATCGAGTCCTCAGCGCGGCAGAAGTTCAGAACAACATGGAAGCCACAGGACTTGATGTCAGCCCCTCGGCAAACCACTTGAGTACTACATGGGGACACATCAAAGCAAGGCGGAGATAGACAACCAAAGCGTGTAAGCCCAAGCATCGCACCGGGCTGAATATATGTTTCGGAACGTTTTTATCAACCCCCTCTAAACGAACCGCAAGGAAAATTAAAAGTAGTTTTTCTTTTCTTCATAAGTTCTAAATCGCAAGGAAAATTAAAAATATGGAAACGATTGGAGTTGGTGTTATCGGATGCGGTGGGATGGGCAGAAGCCTTGCCACCAGTGCACACGCAGTTGAGGGAATAGAGGTTATCTGCGTCAGCGATTTGCAGGAAGCCTTAGCGGAAAAACTGGCTGCAGACCTCAATGCATCCTATGTATTGGACTACCACGAACTACTCGCTGATGATCGGATTCGCGCCGTACTGATTGCGGCACCGCCATTTATGCACGCACCGATCGCTGTTGATGCCGCGAAAGCAGGGAAACACGTCTTTTCCGAAAAACCGATGGCACCAACCCTATCCGATTGCGATGCGATGATCGCTGCTGCTGAGGCAAACGGTGTTAAACTCACCATCGGTTTGGTATGTCGTTACCACGCGACACATTCCGCAGTTCGCGGAATTGTCCAAAGTGGTGAACTTGGTGCCCCGGCGTGTATGATGGTACATCGGATCGGCGGACCTTGGCGTAGTGGCGGGAGTTATGTCCCGTGGCGACTCGAACGCGCGAAATCCGGTGGAAGTCTCATGGAAATCAATGCCCACGAAATTGATTTTATGCGTTGGACCTGTGGTGACGTTACCTCTGTCTACGCTGCTGGTGGACAGTATGTGCAAGAAGAATCCGACTATCCTGATGTTGTTCTTGCGTCCTTGCAGTTCGCGAACGGCGCAATCGGTTTACTCCACTCCAGCCACATTTCCGCTATCGGTGGATATGGCGGGCGCGTTGATTGCGAAGGCGGCTCTATCTATTTCCCACAGACTTGGGGTGGGAACGCAACTATCCAGATTAAACCTTTTGAAGGCGAAGGACGACAGATCAAAATTTCAGACATTGAAGTGCCACCGCCGGTGCAAGAGGAGATTCGCGTTTTCGTAGATGCAATCCGCAACGATACACCCCCGCCGATTACAGGGTTAGACGGTCGCGCTGCGGTCGAAATCGCGCTTGCCGCATATCAATCCGTTGAGAGCGGGCAACCCGTTCCATTACCTCTTTAATGGCAAGTGGGATAAGTAGGTGTCTCTTTTGTAGAATAACCTGTTAGTTTGTTCCGCATGGCTACACATTTCATGAAACCGCTATTATAAGCCCATGGTGAAATAGAGGGTGTTTTTGCTTAAGTATTTCTTCATAGCTACGGCGGCGGGTGTGAATGCTTAACCCTCTTCATCGAACCGCAAGGAAAATTTTATTTTTCTTTGTAGACACTAAATGGCAAGCCCGTAATGTAATGGAGGGCGACTCTACAGAAAGGCATGTCAATTTGCTAATTACGCCCATTGAACCGCAAGGAAAATTTTATTTTTCTTTGTAGACACTAAATGGCAAGCCCGTAATGAAATGGAGGGCGACTCTACAGAAAGGCATGTCAATTTGCTAATCACGCTCGTTGAACCGCAAGGAAAATTAAAAATATGAAAATTTCAGTCTGGGATGGTGGACTTTCAGAGAATTATCTTAAACAAGTTACGCAACTCGGTGCGGACTGCATCGACTTTGGGAATGGTGGGGCTTTCCCCGGTGTTAACGAACAGGGTTATCCCGATTTGGACGAGCTACTGAAAATCAAAAAACGTATCCGTTCTTGGGGACTCGACATCAACCGTGTGACGCTCCCGAACATCACTGAGAAATTTATGACAGGACAACCCGACGGCGAAAAGGAACTCGAGAACACGTGTAACGCACTCCGTGTCTTCGCTGAAGCCGGTGTGCCTATCGCACGCCAACGGTTCTGGGGAGATACGTTTGACTATCTCATGACGCGCTATTCTTCTGTTCACAGAGGTG from Candidatus Poribacteria bacterium encodes the following:
- a CDS encoding sugar phosphate isomerase/epimerase codes for the protein MARPVTLFTGQWADLTLEELAEKASSWGYDGLELACWGDHFEVDKALADDSYCQGRHDLLAKYGLKVWSISNHLVGQAVCDNIDSRHQGILSEAIWGDGDPAGVQERAAEEMKNTARAAAKLGVSVVNGFTGSSIWHLLYSFPPTAPEQIDAGFEDFANRWNPIFDVFDEVGVKFGLEVHPTEIAFDIVTAERAIEAVNGREAFGFNYDPSHLGYQGVDYVAFLERLSDRIYHVHMKDVWWADTPRLAGVFGGHLNFGDARRNWDFRSIGRGNINFEEIIRALNNMGYDGPLSIEWEDSGMDREHGASESCGAVKGYDFEPSAVAFDAAFEE
- a CDS encoding oligogalacturonate lyase family protein is translated as MAKGTVRPSESRTFYDRGTGTRIRQVTTASAHHHHPFFIIPAYDDAMQRLIFVSNRTGAPQIFAEERATGELRQLTDRSDLAESEWSVHPSHNGQAVFFTAGTSGWRLDLETLEERELVNFTATAMKEKGMVAAAMGTTALSHDDQWWAIRFKIGKASALAIVDTDTGEHDIILQRDSIAHLQFCPDDANLLYYAGPLTDRVWVIHRDGSANRRLYARNVEKNEWITHETWIPGTRELAFVDWPRGVRCINVDTGAERQVTTFNAWHAISNPAGTRMVADTNFPDIGIQIFDVLDGIGEPQTLCYPGASSLGEHWNGPFPYENGPVQVYAPQHTHPHPSFSPDGQHVVFTSDRSGYAQIYEATINNT
- a CDS encoding beta/gamma crystallin-related protein; translated protein: MPVVVPRLIVEIFQHTNFRGRMGYVVEPVPFTAHIGFQDNISSLRVYKGPNFSSNPNYKVILHQHRDFRGKRLALGPGFYPNLHDTAFNFADRISSINFGSSLDVAGPEWGTIPLIVDCYEHVEFRGKKITILRDIANLRDPQGGTWFEDRISSIRIFKGPDFPRDGAEVVFYEHPEFEGASIPIRMEPSEYKKELPNLHLLPQNFGDSISAIKIEGWASSGEFTELVFEDEFIGNRMRPEWRWEDPQGGGAWAERQGYLEMRTDPGQDLWHGNGSGGDMSAPRLLMRVPGDFAIETRMRITPQLREHGGLLVWKNANRFLRLEKTSGPHAFRGDVRFERHVGRSFNLRGRGAGLRNVRELFLRLERRGNQFSSFASADGIQWKSCGQTNVGMGEAADVGLHALCPGNIPPTLTRFDYFRVFKRRSEVAEYRPVIAEQTGQISDEERERRDADRRERAMRDMF
- a CDS encoding LamG domain-containing protein, whose product is MYIKKSVHSEQRYFLKNPQFLTIILILLVMQVWSAQPVNARVGAVENGLVAYWSFNKDTVKIKTEAADVLSGLVAAVHGDPELAPASDCKVGECILFDGSVDRFLVEDSKPPKIDRDWDEITLECWVYITALDDSWNRIISLDDMPTNSAVASLYYDDDDNQHGFFVRAGGQSTQAAKDNVLEDIPLEQWLHLVGTYDGATVHYYVNGKQEKKYAMKGGKITKGGLLLGIGDRSDGCDCDTIQGYLDEFRIYDRVLSAAEVQNNMEATGLDVSPSANHLSTTWGHIKARRR
- a CDS encoding Gfo/Idh/MocA family oxidoreductase, which encodes METIGVGVIGCGGMGRSLATSAHAVEGIEVICVSDLQEALAEKLAADLNASYVLDYHELLADDRIRAVLIAAPPFMHAPIAVDAAKAGKHVFSEKPMAPTLSDCDAMIAAAEANGVKLTIGLVCRYHATHSAVRGIVQSGELGAPACMMVHRIGGPWRSGGSYVPWRLERAKSGGSLMEINAHEIDFMRWTCGDVTSVYAAGGQYVQEESDYPDVVLASLQFANGAIGLLHSSHISAIGGYGGRVDCEGGSIYFPQTWGGNATIQIKPFEGEGRQIKISDIEVPPPVQEEIRVFVDAIRNDTPPPITGLDGRAAVEIALAAYQSVESGQPVPLPL